Genomic DNA from Porites lutea chromosome 4, jaPorLute2.1, whole genome shotgun sequence:
CGATGGCAACGATGGCTTAAAGGTTTTTCGTTATATGCCGACAGCAAGGGCCTCATCATCCAAGCAGACAAAGCCGACAATAAAGTGCAAAGAAGGGCTCTACTTTTGCATTGTGCCGGGGAACAAGTGCAAGAAATCTTCGAAACTTTGGCTGATACGGGCTCAGCGGCCGAGTATGAGAAAGCTGTGAATGCGTTAAACGCATATTTCATTCCAAAGGTAAATTCGACATACCAAAATCATCTTTTCCGAAGTATGGAACAGCGTGAGGGTGAAACGGTGGCTCAGTTCGTGACAAGGTTAAGACAAGTTTTGAAAGATTGTGATTACGGTGATCAGGCGGATAATCAAATTCGAGATCAAGTTGTTCAGCGGTGTACGTCCCATGATTTAAGGCGGAAATTGCTTGAGAAAGGTGACACTTTAACCCTAGAAGTTCTACTTAAAACGGCTGCGTCCTTTGAGGCTGTGCAAGCTCAGCTGGAGAGTATGAAGAGTAGAGGCGTTACTGTGAATCAAGTTCGTGACTCAAGCGAAAACAAGCATTATCATAAAGGGAAGAAGGCATCGGGTGAGCCTGGAAACAAAACATGTTATCGATGCGGCAACACAGGACATTTTGGACGAGACCCTGAATGCCCCGCAAAAGGAAAAACCTGCAGGTCATGTGGTGGTGCTGATCATTTTTCTTCGCAATGCAGAAGCAAGGAGAGTAAACGTAGAGGCGATAAGAAGCCAAAAGAGAAGAGGAAAGTGAGATATATGCAGGGAGAAAATGACGACGAGGAAGATGAGTATGCGTTCACTGTAAAATCAATGTCACAGCCGGAAAAAGTTCAGGTAATTGTGGGTGGTTGTGTTGTGAAAATGGTGATTGATTCAGGGGCGAGCACTAACATTGTAGACAAAGGTCTATGGAATGACCTAAAGCAGCAGAAGATTGTCTGTGTATCCAAGAAATGTGACAAGAAGCTTTACGCGTATGGAAGCAAGGAGCCATTGAAAGTTTTGGGGACATTTTCAGCGTTGACGAAAGTAGCTGAGAGCGAGGTTCAAGCTGAATTTGTTGTCATCGATGGTGAAGGAGAAGCACTACTTGGAAGAGAAACCGCGTTGCAACTAGGTGTGTTGAAATTAGGGGCTCCAGTTTATACAGTGCAATCCAAAGAAGTGATCATGTCTGATTACAAAGGAGTATTTGATGGTGTAGGCAAGTTGAAAGACTATCAGGTCAAGTTACATGTAATCCTGATGTACCCCCAGTAGCCCAGCCAGTCAGACGTACTCCATTCAGTCTCCGTGACAAGGTGAAGAAGAAGGTTGAGGAACTTGTAAATATGGATATTATCGAGCCAGTAGAGGGCCCAACACCATGGGTTAGTCCATGATGAAATTCGGCTATGCGTGGACATGCGTAAGGCCAATGAAGCCATAATCAGAGAACGCTACCCCATACCTACTGTCGAGGAAGTACTCCAAAGCCTGAACCAAAGCACAGTGTTTAGTAAGCTTGATTTGAAGTGGGGATATCATCAGTTGGAACTCCATCCAGATTCCCGTAGCATTACTACTTTTATCACTCACTGTGGATTGTTTCAATATAAGCGCCTAATGTTTGGAATAAGTTAAGCCCCAGAAGTATATCAGCATGTTATTCAGCTAGCACTTAGTGACTGTGAGGGAGTTGCTAACATCTCTGATGACATAATTGTACATGGGAAAACTACCAAGGAGCATGACGAGAGATTAAAGCGAGTCTTGGAGAAATTGAAAGAGAAGAACTTAACTTTAAATGCAGAGAAGTGCAAGTTTCACATGACCAAGCTAGTGTTTATGGGACTCATGCTAACAACCAAGGGCATCGGTCCAACTGAAGAAAAAGTGAAAGCTATTGTCGAGGCGAGAGAGCCGCAGAATGTGTCAGAAGTTAGGAGTTTCCTGGGACTTGCTAACTACAATGCACGGTTCATCCCAGATTTTGCCACAGTAACTGAACCTTCGCGTAGACTGACAAAGAAAGGTGTCTGTTTCAAGTTTGGAGGCGAGCAGAGAAAAGCATTCAATGAGCTGAAGAGCAGATTAGCAAGTGCTGAAACCCTTGGGTATTTTAACAAAGACGCCAGGACACTAATTATAGCAGATGCAAGCCCAGTCGGTCTTGGCGCGGTACTTGTTCAAGAACAACAAGGAAGAAAGAGAGTTATCAGCTATGCCAGCAAAAGTTTGAGTGATGTGGAAAAACGGTATTCTCAGACTGAGAAAGAGGCGTTGGCAGTTGTTTGGGCATGCGAGCGTTTCCATGTGTACCTGTACGGCATTGAATTCGAACTGTACACAGATCACAAGCCATTGGAGACAAGATACTCCAACAAATCAAAGCCCTGCGCCAGAATTGAGCGATGGGTTCTGAGGTTACAACCATAcagtttcaaagtaaaatacCTGCCAGGAGAGAAGAACATTGCAGATTCGCTATCACGCTTACTACAAGAAGAGAACCAAGCTGATTCAACGGTAGCGCACAAAGTATCAGATGTATTTGTCCGATTTGTAGCAGTAACTTCCACTCCACGGGCAATGACCACACGCGAGATTGAAGAAGCATCAGCAAAAGATGAAGAATTCTGTGAATTGCGTAACTGTATAATGAGGGGAACCTGGAGAAACGACCAGCTCAAGCAGTACATACCTGTAGCCAGTGAACTGTGTGTGATTGGCAAGCTAATCCTCCGTGGTACCAGAATTGTAATACCCAGCAAGTTGAGATCCCGAGTCCTTACGTTAGCACACGAAGGGCATCCTGGTATTGTTAGTATGAAGCAGAGGTTGCGATCAAAAGTGTGGTGGCCTGGAGTTGACAAAGAGGcagaaaaattttgcaaaacgtGTTTTGGTTGCTAGTTAGTAAGCAGTCCTGCCCACCCTGAACCAATCAAGTCGACCCCCTTGCCACAAGGTCCTTGGCAAGACTTGGCCCTGGACTTGCTAGGTCCTTTACCATCAGGTGACTCCGTGTTGGTCGTGGTTGATTACTTCAGCAGATATTATGAAATTGAGATTATGCGCTCCACGACATCCGAGAAGATCATTGAGAGTCTGGAGAGGATCTTCATGATTCATGGTTTACCACTATCAGTAACCAGTGATAATGGTCCGCAGTTTGTTTCAAACGAGTTTGAAAAGTATTTGGAAGACTGTGGTATTGAACACAGGAAGACCACGCCATTATGGCCCCAAGCGAACGGAGAAGTGGAAAGGCAGAACCGATCTCTTTTGAAAAGAATGCGGATTGCACAAGCTGAGGGCAAACAGTGGAAGGAAGAAGTGCGCAAATACCTGATTGCATACAGATCAACTCCTCACACCACCACCGGAGTGAGTCCAGCTGAACTCCTGTTTGGAAGGAAAATCCGGACCAAGTTACCTGAATTCCGCGAAGATAATGTAGCAAGTGAAGTGCGAGACAGAGACAGCGAAATGAAAGCAAAGGCTAAGTTATATGCGGACGAGAAGAGGCATGCAGAATATTCAGATCTAGTTCCAGGTGACAGAGTCCTATTAAAGCAAGAGCGGCAAAACAAGTTGTCAACACCATTTGCACCAGAACTGTATGACGTTGTAAGCAGAAATGGCAGCAGCATTGTTATCAAGTCTCCCGAAGGTGTTCAGTATGAAAGAAATAAAGCCCACCTTAAAAAGTATGAGGCTGAAGCTGCTGATCCTCCTGCTGTAGAGAATGCTGTCGACGCAGGACCAGACCATACAGACCTTGAGACGGATTGTGGAAAAGCAAAGATTGCTGCACCTACAAGACCTGTTCGTCATAAGAAGTTGCCAGAGAAGTTTAAAGACTTTGATATGACTTGACTTATTAGAACTGTTCGTGTTTCGCTAGGATAGTGTTAAGTTGCTTCGCTTTCTTTATTATTGAACTGTGAACTGCGTTCATCCTGGCGGAGTCGAGGTTTATATTTGGGACAACTACTAAGTTTGCTCTGATTTGTTCTTGTAGCTGTTAAGTATGTTTATGTTTCCCATGTGTTGTTCCAAAAAAGGGAGGGATGTAGTGTACTTTCAGTATAGCTTACATGATGTATCTAGCCCTACAAAGGTTGATGGGATTGATTATTAAAAGCATGGCGGATTAGATTCGGAGTGTTTCTGGTGCAGCTCGATAATCCGTGTGAATCGGTTTCAATACGCGATTAAGACACGACAAAGCAAATGTATACTTTTGAACGATCCAAAGCAACGTCAATGGCTAAACTCGAGCCAGGTATTGCGATGGCCGATAAGCCGAGAATGGTGAATAAACTGAACGAGTAGGCCGGAAGTCCCAGAAGCACGACTGCTGGCCGGATGTAACACAATGTAATGGGATGTAACACCGGATGCAATTGTAATGATATCCTCTTGTAATGGGGTTGTTTATCAAGAAagccaaaccaaaaaaaagacgaaaatcaaaaagcattaaagaaaaaataaacgttgAGCAATCTCATACCCTGTGaaactgggaacaaggttgaaatGTTTAGGTGCAAAGTCACAGGGCCCAAcgatgaattttattattcgtTGAATGGGTACAATCAGTGCAATCTGCATTATTTTTTGACACGCAcagaatgaattttctttttttgtgcatACCTGTATTGACAGACAGTTCGAACGTTGAAAATTTCTTACAAAAACTAACTTCCTTGTTGTCATTCAAGCTTACACGCCACTGATTTCTTGTTAACGAACACCTGAACATATTTTAATACCTGTCAGTACTCCTGAATTTACTGTAGCTAAACCAAGAGATGATAAATTGTATCCTCTCTTATATAAACTTCATCCAGTGTAGTAAAGCCAATGGACTACAGCTACCCCTCATAACTAATTACAGCCATTGCGAGGTTtactttcaaacaaaacaaataagcaccTTCTCGGTAGGGAAAATCGTTCAAACGAAATAGGGACTGGACCGCAAGTAATAATCTAATAACCTTAGTATTATGGGGGGCTTTTGTGCAAGCTACATGGCCTCGCCtctataaaactgaataaagcgTTCACATATGGCTCCTTCTTCCGGTTTTCCGATACACCCTAGATTCCGTACTTGAGGCATACGCTTTTTAGGTTCGACAGCGTTAGTTTGGCCCGAAGCTCACCTCTACTCATACAGCACAAGTTTACTCTCTTGTACGAGTAGCAGCAACCGCGACTCTCAACCTCTGACACAGGTTGCTCTTCTTCTTCAGCAACTAGCCTTTCCGTGATTTCGGCTGTCACGTCACGGATcaagttttctctttcttctgtGTCTTCCTCGGCACAAATTTACTTCCGgtaacccccctccccactaaaagaaacaacaaacaacagcaacagcaacaaataaataaataaataaataaacaaacacagaTAGAATGCTAAAATTTGGGCAGGTGTTAGGTACTGAATGTGAAAATTTATCGGCttgacttatttatttcttgaGCGGGAGAGGTGAGTCAAAAATCCCAACTTCGTAACTTCTAATATGTACGCTAATTCCCCAGGTCAGTGACGTATCTTACATGCAGGCCAtcattaaaggggctatgtcagctggagagcatgcgccctgagattatgcaaattactttcaactgtcaaaattctattgtttttaacgcgtgactttctccatcttctctgtcacgtccaaggctccgaatttagagaggttaacaagcgaaatgggtttagataagggatatttcgatagaattcacggaacgttttttctctggttatgctagatcaagaataaaattgtgacgacaattttacttgtagttttgaagtaatGCCATTTATaaaatagagcgcaaacaaaaattcaacaacaacatattgtcttattcaacaaaataaatcgaacaggctgatcgaagttgtattttacaaacgaactacaaaagacgctagaccgaagataaagaccaagactgtttcaaatcattaacaattagacttgtctgtcgctagtgattttataatttagatgctgatagaataagagacatcaagtctttgttttgatcttagggaaacatacattatcgcgcaaaattgttcgatcgtgccgaatcactgcgacgtcgagaaaaacagaaccaagcatcattggtatactactccactataagcagtccgttgataaaaagggaaagtaaactctgctattttccaaaaatatgctcgaacacaaacagttcaaaaacatgacatttacaggatctaactcgtactaacatgcctctctaagtccgttgagaacaatctggacgagcaaacagtcgtgtttatctttgctgtgaatccagataaatacaagaaggaatctagccgaattttataatgtttccttcgccaggagtttagtttcgtcacgaaactcatggcctgatgctcttgtaatcgtttacaacattgccagaaattagggacaagatggcggttgcgcgtgcgcaccaaggccacaatggctgcgaattcgtataagaaaatgtatggagaaaaggaaactttttcaaatatatcgattatgagctcacgggtgttcggtgcacgactcgaaacatgttaagtgctgtgcaaccttcgcatctgggttaaaaatagctaattagaagtaggtttacttacttcccgaagaagccacttttatctctcgttgtacgctccatttctccatacattgtcttaaaatcttgccgaagtcatgcgaaatactcgtcgattagaggataaacccttcactgaagtaaatttgcacgactcgatatcacttctgcgatggaagatgtttccaaaacagtcgttaaaaggacgatttttgcactggaaaatacttccaaaggcgcATTATTTCCCTCAGTTTTCCATCTGTAGTCCAGTAATGGACGCCATAGTTGCGAATGACACATTTCGGTCGGACAAAGCTTCACAACTCCAAAcctcaccgaatcgccattttgtttgttgctaCAACTCTAGAGATGCTTCACCGGATATAAACtaggttccaggcattcaaaaatcctcgattagcctaccaggcttggttttaaaacaaaattgtcacgaaaatgtcacgaaaataTCACGAAAGGTACAGCcgcgtactgttttgttgctatcagccgctcggcccagtataaacctaacattttcttgcaagatgtttcattccagcttttttcttcgtaaaacagatccacagagctcaaattattttaacgatcgcaggggatacgctttccctgactacgatcgtttttgtccgccattttggaaatgagattccgctgacaattaatcacgggcgcgaaatgtccactatttctggcaatgaaaacggccgccgccaactcgatagccgcttcattatatgtccacatactttgagcacaagaaaaatccaagagccagcagcctctaaaataactcaatagaaagattctgtgaactatagggaagattccaCCAAAGATTCCATCgctcattgtggagtagccgtcattaactctgccattacaacggTCGCTGATAAGAGGTcacagtaaatccacgtaaaaacattccacaggcaaacaatttcaaaataacgcaaaaaattattctgttatcaccatagaacgattcttaatacaaaacttcgctatctatcgaacgatggctgagatttaaacagataaaaacagccttccaaaatctccgacagaacttgaaaaagttgggccgtctttttcaagtttgttttcattggctcgcgcatgcgtgtggggtgacatagcccctttaatatTCAATAAAGAATGAATCAAACCCAGGAAACATGGTTGGCTTGTGTGGACAAATATTAGGTTGCGTAAAACCATCAGTGAAGCGCTTTTTTTTCGGCGTCCTCTTTATTCACCACTGTAAAACGTTCATAAAAGCGGATCAAACGTCGTCCTTTTATCCCTCTATGAATGATATATTATaccaaaaatatctaaaaaagacaaaatgccaTTGCGACAATGTCTTTTTATCTGAAGCTactaaaacaagcaaacaaaaagcgCGAATATCGCATTTCAGAAGTACTTCCGGTCAGCAGTTTTGCTCTCGCATTTCCTGTCTACACACGTTTGGTCGACCGTAAACAACGTCTTCTTCGCTTCTCAGCCATGCACCACAGAATGTACTGCTCGATTTAGCCAGACTTAATTCAGAATCGTCGAAGACATGTCTTTGCTTAGCTGTGATCTTGATGCAtctattcaagttcccggatggATTGTATTGATGAATTATTTCGATACTCGACACACGACTGTGTTTCACCCGTTCGACTGTTCTTCAATCGGGTTaatgcatcatcatcatctgtgGTCTAAAAGTAGATGTTCGGTGAGGCTAGCCAGTTAGACTTGACCTTTCCGTTAGAGTCTGCGCAAAATTTGGTCCAGAAAATGGAGCGAGCAAACTGAGGAGGAATCCATACTATACTGCAAAAGTATCcggaagaaatttccaaaagtTGCAAGGTAGGCtttgttccattttatattTCATCAAATTCGTTGGCCAAAACCTAATCAATCAAATGAagataacagaaaaaatgatgaaaaatatttctgaaTCTGATATTCTCCATCTAAAGCCTGTTTGAGCCAAATACTGTAGccctcaaaattttcaattttgcaattttttaaaacttgcctcGGATGTCTTTAGCACCCATGGCCAGAATATAATTTTCCCCAAATGGATATTACAATATTTAGAAACTTCAATATCTATGCAAGCTCTGCTGCTAATTTGGTTTATGTGGAAAGAGTACTTTCGGAGAAATTAAGAATATCGTTGTGCTTGTTTTCCTACTTGTCAAAATGGCTGACAGGGGACATAGTAAACGAGCAATTTCGTCTTGTCTATAAaattcaaaatcttttaacgGCGATTTTTATAAACTGGGAGAGTGGCTCTACCATctgtatgaatttcatttgaattggttCAAGTGCCGCTGAGAAGCAGActcgtttatttttacttcttgagagtgaattttttggtcaaaacatagACGTCTGGCCGACGCGATCAAGTgtggttaccatggcaacgacACATCTGCCGATCAAaatatggttgtttttgttcatCCCCCAGGTAACCTACCTCCACACAAAAAATGAAGGGggcttaaaatttttcatttccaactTTGCTTTACTTTCCTGGAGAATTGCTCTTAATAGTCCAGAAATTCAGGCTACGGCCACTTCAAAGGCTTGATGCAATACAGACAGAACCTCCTTTTCTCCCTCTCGATCAAAAATATCTGGAAGAAGacctgctcgcagggtaatcAATTCAACAagaccaacaacaacaaaaagaaatttcagcTCAAAGGCAAATGCCAAATGATTATTTGGCCGACAAGTTATATAACTCTTAATTACCGATTGAAATTCACAAACCGCTGGAAGAGACCTTAATTATGTTAATTGTTATTATAGTGTACTGCATGATTGAATTGGAGAGGCTCTGGTAGTAACAACTTGATTCCAATCCAGaatcttttccttattttctgcAAGTAAAGTAGGGTATTCACTGTAGTCATTTCGTTCAGCGGCTGCCTTCAAATCGAATGAAAAGAACTGTCGAACTGCACATCCACAAACGTTTAGATCTCTAAGGCAACAAACTTGACGAGCCTAACTGAGCCAAACCCCTCCTGTATTctttgtgaatgacaaaataaaCGCAAGGGTTGATGGCACTGTTCGCATGTCCCACAAATAAGCAATAGAACATTATTGTCTCGGGAACATTGCAATTTATGTACATATCGCTAGAAAACTGAAGGAAATAGATCACGTGATATGGAAGCCAAGAAGCGGCAAAGACACAAACAATAATGATGAGCaattttaaaaggtttttcttGGCCGCTGAATGAGTTCGATGAG
This window encodes:
- the LOC140932791 gene encoding uncharacterized protein — its product is MASIKVDDLLTSVKPFDPNGEPSSIGRRWQRWLKGFSLYADSKGLIIQADKADNKVQRRALLLHCAGEQVQEIFETLADTGSAAEYEKAVNALNAYFIPKVNSTYQNHLFRSMEQREGETVAQFVTRLRQVLKDCDYGDQADNQIRDQVVQRCTSHDLRRKLLEKGDTLTLEVLLKTAASFEAVQAQLESMKSRGVTVNQVRDSSENKHYHKGKKASGEPGNKTCYRCGNTGHFGRDPECPAKGKTCRSCGGADHFSSQCRSKESKRRGDKKPKEKRKVRYMQGENDDEEDEYAFTVKSMSQPEKVQVIVGGCVVKMVIDSGASTNIVDKGLWNDLKQQKIVCVSKKCDKKLYAYGSKEPLKVLGTFSALTKVAESEVQAEFVVIDGEGEALLGRETALQLGVLKLGAPVYTVQSKEVIMSDYKGVFDGVGKLKDYQVKLHVILMYPQ